The Bernardetia litoralis DSM 6794 genome includes a window with the following:
- the ilvB gene encoding biosynthetic-type acetolactate synthase large subunit → MEAVVKQTKSKKQKKESKKEENLMTGAQALIQALLCESVDLLFGYPGGAIMPVYDALYDVEDKLTHILARHEQGATHAAQGYARATGKVGVCIATSGPGATNLITGIADAQLDSTPLVCVTGQVSSGLLGTDAFQEIDIIGISLPITKWSFQVTRAEEIPLAIAKAFYIAKSGKPGPVLIDITKDAQFGKMEFKYEPFNGMRSYLPQSVLNIDKVKQAAELINKAKKPFVVFGQGVIISEAEKEFKKFIEKAGIPAGWTILGLSALDSDHELNVGMLGMHGNYAPNKLTNECDVLIAIGMRFDDRVTGDLSRYAKQAKIIHLEIDPAEIDKNVKTDVAILGDAKQSLIALTKLVAKSSHKSWLAKFRKLEQEEYKTVIKEELNPTSSVLTMAEVIGQINNQSDKKNIIVTDVGQHQMIACRYAKFKKTRSLITSGGLGTMGFCLPAAIGAKMGKPKSQVIGIIGDGGFQMNIQELGTIFQSKTPVKIVVLNNGFLGMVRQWQELFFEKRYASTTMQNPDFQTIVKGYGIKARKVEQREDLIDAIEEMLNSQEAYFLEVMVGKEHNVFPMISTGSSVSDIRLK, encoded by the coding sequence ATGGAAGCAGTAGTAAAACAGACAAAAAGTAAAAAACAAAAAAAGGAAAGTAAAAAAGAAGAAAATCTAATGACTGGCGCACAAGCATTGATTCAAGCCCTGTTATGCGAAAGTGTAGATTTGCTTTTTGGATACCCAGGGGGCGCAATTATGCCAGTTTATGATGCTCTTTATGATGTGGAAGACAAATTGACGCACATATTAGCAAGGCACGAACAAGGCGCAACACATGCAGCGCAAGGATATGCCAGAGCAACTGGAAAAGTAGGCGTTTGTATTGCTACTTCAGGGCCGGGAGCAACTAATTTAATTACTGGAATTGCTGATGCTCAACTAGATTCAACGCCTTTAGTTTGTGTTACAGGGCAGGTTTCTAGTGGTTTACTAGGAACGGATGCCTTTCAAGAAATTGATATTATTGGTATCTCGTTACCTATTACCAAATGGAGTTTTCAAGTGACGAGAGCAGAAGAGATTCCATTAGCCATTGCAAAAGCGTTTTATATTGCCAAATCTGGAAAACCTGGACCTGTATTAATTGATATTACAAAAGATGCTCAATTTGGTAAAATGGAATTCAAATATGAGCCTTTCAATGGAATGCGTAGCTATTTACCTCAAAGTGTTCTAAATATTGATAAAGTAAAACAAGCTGCTGAATTGATAAATAAAGCCAAAAAACCATTTGTTGTATTTGGACAAGGTGTAATTATTTCAGAAGCAGAAAAAGAATTTAAAAAGTTTATTGAAAAAGCTGGAATCCCTGCTGGTTGGACAATACTAGGGCTTTCTGCATTGGATTCTGACCACGAGCTAAATGTCGGAATGCTTGGAATGCACGGAAATTATGCCCCCAACAAACTGACAAATGAATGTGATGTTTTGATTGCCATCGGAATGAGATTTGATGACCGAGTAACAGGAGATTTATCCAGATATGCAAAACAAGCAAAAATAATTCATTTAGAAATTGACCCTGCCGAAATAGATAAAAATGTAAAAACAGATGTAGCAATTCTTGGAGATGCAAAACAATCTTTAATAGCATTGACAAAATTAGTTGCTAAAAGTTCACACAAAAGTTGGTTGGCAAAATTCAGAAAATTAGAACAAGAAGAATACAAAACAGTCATCAAAGAAGAATTAAATCCAACCTCTTCAGTATTGACAATGGCTGAGGTTATAGGACAAATAAATAATCAATCAGACAAGAAAAATATAATCGTAACAGATGTAGGACAGCATCAAATGATAGCTTGTCGTTATGCAAAATTCAAAAAAACTCGCTCATTGATAACCTCTGGTGGGTTGGGAACAATGGGATTTTGTTTGCCTGCTGCAATTGGCGCAAAAATGGGAAAACCAAAAAGCCAAGTAATAGGAATTATTGGAGATGGTGGCTTTCAAATGAATATTCAAGAATTAGGAACTATCTTTCAGAGCAAAACACCTGTCAAAATTGTGGTACTAAATAATGGTTTTTTGGGAATGGTAAGGCAATGGCAAGAACTATTCTTTGAAAAAAGATATGCCTCCACAACAATGCAAAACCCTGATTTTCAAACCATTGTAAAAGGATACGGAATAAAAGCCAGAAAAGTAGAACAAAGAGAAGATTTAATTGATGCCATCGAAGAAATGCTAAACTCTCAAGAAGCCTATTTTTTGGAAGTCATGGTAGGAAAAGAACATAATGTATTTCCAATGATTTCGACAGGTTCTTCGGTTTCGGATATACGATTAAAATAA
- the ilvN gene encoding acetolactate synthase small subunit, with amino-acid sequence MKKRYTLSIFTENVVGILNRVNGIFTRRKINIESIAASESEIKDVYRYTMVVEVTEEEIRKIALQIEKQIEVITATYYLDSDIVYQEIALYKMSNDVLLAGGNVEKIIRLHQARILSVEKEFTVIEKTGHQEETHQLFKELKPYGILEFVRSGRVAIAKPMQTLSSIVNELENLTEEAN; translated from the coding sequence ATGAAAAAAAGATATACGTTATCCATTTTTACAGAAAATGTAGTTGGAATACTAAACCGAGTAAATGGAATATTTACTCGTCGAAAAATCAATATTGAAAGTATCGCTGCTTCAGAAAGCGAAATTAAAGATGTTTATCGGTACACAATGGTGGTCGAAGTAACCGAAGAAGAAATTAGAAAAATTGCCCTTCAAATTGAAAAACAAATAGAAGTAATTACGGCAACTTATTATCTAGATTCAGATATTGTCTATCAAGAAATTGCTTTATACAAAATGTCAAATGATGTTCTGTTGGCTGGTGGAAATGTAGAAAAAATAATCAGATTACATCAAGCTAGAATATTAAGTGTAGAAAAAGAATTTACAGTTATTGAAAAAACAGGACATCAAGAAGAAACTCATCAATTATTTAAAGAACTAAAGCCTTATGGAATATTAGAATTTGTTAGGTCTGGACGAGTTGCCATTGCAAAACCAATGCAAACTTTATCATCTATCGTAAACGAACTAGAAAACCTTACAGAAGAAGCAAATTAA
- the ilvC gene encoding ketol-acid reductoisomerase, translating into MENYFNTLSLREQLAQLGKCDFMKAKEFENGVQQLVGKKIVIIGCGAQGLNQGLNMRDSGLDISYALRDEAIAQKRPSYQNANAENFKIGNYQEMIPSADLVINLTPDKQHTDVVSKVMPLMKKGATLSYSHGFNIVEEGMKIREDVTVIMLAPKSPGTEVREEFKRGFGVPTLIAVHPENDPQNKGFELVKAYAVATGGDKAGVLNSSFVAEVKSDLMGEQTILCGILQTASILSFDKMVEKGIEPSYAAKLVQYGWEVLTEALKHGGLTNMMDRLSNPAKIEAYKLADELKKIMLPLFNKHMDDIMSGEFSKTMMQDWANDDINLLTWRKQTEQTAFEKTEITSQDISEQEFLDNSTLLAAFIKAGVELAYDTMTKSGIKAESAYYESLHEAPLIANTIARKKLYEMNRIISDTAEYGCYLFDHACKPLLKNFMEKVEKNVIGQSFSKTNEVDNQELIKINEQIRNHPIEIIGAKLRASMTAMKKLD; encoded by the coding sequence ATGGAAAATTATTTTAATACATTATCATTAAGAGAACAATTGGCACAATTAGGAAAGTGCGATTTTATGAAAGCTAAAGAATTCGAAAATGGAGTTCAGCAATTAGTTGGAAAAAAAATTGTAATTATTGGTTGTGGAGCGCAAGGACTCAATCAAGGTTTGAATATGAGAGATTCAGGTTTGGATATTTCGTATGCCTTGCGTGATGAAGCAATTGCACAAAAAAGACCTTCTTATCAAAATGCAAATGCAGAAAATTTTAAGATTGGAAATTATCAAGAAATGATTCCTTCGGCTGATTTGGTTATCAATCTTACACCTGACAAACAACACACTGATGTTGTTAGTAAAGTAATGCCACTTATGAAAAAAGGTGCAACACTTTCTTATTCTCATGGTTTTAATATTGTCGAAGAAGGTATGAAAATCCGTGAAGATGTAACGGTAATTATGCTTGCTCCAAAATCTCCAGGTACAGAAGTCAGAGAAGAATTTAAGCGTGGTTTTGGTGTACCTACTTTGATTGCTGTACATCCAGAAAATGACCCTCAAAATAAAGGTTTTGAGCTTGTGAAAGCCTATGCAGTTGCTACGGGAGGAGATAAAGCAGGTGTCCTTAATTCTTCATTTGTGGCTGAGGTAAAATCGGATTTGATGGGAGAGCAAACAATACTTTGTGGTATTCTGCAAACAGCTTCAATTTTGTCTTTTGATAAAATGGTTGAAAAAGGAATAGAGCCTAGTTATGCAGCAAAATTAGTACAATATGGCTGGGAAGTACTCACCGAAGCCCTAAAGCATGGTGGGCTGACAAATATGATGGACAGGCTTTCCAATCCTGCCAAAATTGAAGCCTACAAATTGGCTGATGAATTGAAGAAAATTATGTTGCCATTGTTCAACAAGCACATGGATGATATTATGTCTGGCGAATTTTCCAAAACAATGATGCAAGATTGGGCAAACGATGATATTAATTTGCTTACTTGGAGAAAACAAACAGAACAAACAGCATTTGAAAAAACAGAAATTACAAGCCAAGATATTTCTGAGCAAGAATTTTTAGATAACTCAACCTTGCTCGCTGCATTTATCAAAGCAGGTGTAGAGTTGGCGTATGATACAATGACAAAATCAGGAATTAAGGCAGAATCAGCTTATTATGAATCTCTGCATGAAGCTCCTTTGATTGCCAATACAATTGCACGAAAAAAACTCTATGAGATGAATAGAATAATTTCAGATACAGCAGAATATGGATGTTATTTGTTTGACCACGCCTGCAAACCATTATTGAAAAATTTTATGGAAAAGGTAGAAAAAAATGTAATTGGGCAGTCATTTAGCAAAACAAATGAAGTTGATAATCAAGAATTAATTAAAATTAATGAACAGATTAGAAATCATCCTATTGAAATTATTGGGGCAAAATTAAGAGCATCAATGACGGCAATGAAAAAATTAGATTAA
- the ilvA gene encoding threonine ammonia-lyase IlvA codes for MYNNLGQKINLEKVKEAALLLKDIVLKTPLMHNKNLSTLFGTTISFKREDLQQVRSYKIRGAYNKICSLTEAQLKKGVVCASAGNHAQGVAFSCLHKKVKGVIFMPIPTPKQKIEQVKMFGGDFIEIKLIGDTFDDASAKALLYCEEHEMSFVHPFDDLKVVEGQATIALELLAQSKKKIDYIFLPVGGGGLSAGVSSVFKELSPQTKIIGVEPVGAASMSVSIKNKKNTKLETIDKFVDGASVQRVGDLNFEICRQNLTEMACVDTGKVCQVILDLYNKDAIVVEPAGALSVAVLEKYKDEIKGKNVVCLISGSNNDITRTEEIKERALLYRGLKHYFIVRFPQRAGALREFVVNVLGVDDDITHFEYSKKHNRNLAPAVVGIELKNANDLQALKQRMIEQNFYGEYLNDKPDLFQFLV; via the coding sequence ATGTATAATAATTTGGGACAAAAAATAAATTTAGAGAAAGTAAAAGAAGCTGCTCTTTTGCTCAAAGATATTGTTTTAAAAACGCCTTTGATGCATAATAAAAATCTTTCTACCTTGTTTGGAACAACTATTTCTTTTAAAAGAGAAGATTTACAACAAGTTCGTTCTTACAAAATTCGGGGAGCATATAACAAAATTTGTTCTCTAACTGAAGCACAATTAAAAAAAGGAGTTGTTTGTGCAAGTGCTGGAAATCATGCGCAAGGTGTAGCTTTTTCTTGTTTGCACAAAAAGGTAAAAGGTGTAATTTTTATGCCCATTCCGACACCAAAACAAAAAATAGAACAAGTGAAAATGTTTGGTGGAGATTTTATCGAAATCAAATTGATAGGAGATACATTTGATGATGCTTCGGCAAAAGCATTATTATATTGCGAAGAACATGAAATGTCTTTTGTACATCCTTTTGATGATTTGAAAGTCGTTGAAGGACAAGCTACTATTGCTTTAGAATTATTAGCGCAAAGCAAGAAAAAAATTGATTATATATTTCTTCCTGTGGGTGGAGGTGGTTTGTCGGCTGGAGTTTCAAGTGTGTTTAAGGAATTATCGCCACAGACCAAAATTATTGGTGTTGAGCCTGTTGGGGCTGCTTCTATGTCGGTATCGATAAAAAATAAAAAAAATACCAAATTAGAAACGATTGATAAGTTTGTTGATGGTGCTTCGGTGCAGAGGGTGGGAGATTTGAATTTTGAAATTTGTAGGCAAAACCTAACTGAAATGGCTTGTGTGGATACTGGAAAAGTATGTCAAGTAATTTTGGATTTGTATAATAAAGATGCAATTGTGGTTGAGCCAGCAGGAGCATTGTCGGTAGCTGTTTTGGAAAAATACAAAGATGAGATAAAAGGCAAAAATGTAGTTTGTTTGATTAGTGGAAGCAATAATGACATTACTCGTACTGAAGAAATCAAAGAAAGAGCTTTATTGTATCGTGGTTTGAAGCATTATTTTATCGTTCGTTTTCCACAAAGAGCAGGGGCGTTGAGGGAGTTTGTTGTAAATGTATTGGGAGTGGATGATGATATTACGCACTTTGAATATTCAAAAAAACACAACCGAAATTTAGCACCTGCTGTGGTCGGAATAGAATTGAAAAATGCTAATGATTTGCAAGCCTTAAAGCAAAGAATGATAGAACAAAATTTTTATGGAGAATATCTGAATGACAAACCTGATTTATTTCAATTTTTGGTATAA
- a CDS encoding glucose 1-dehydrogenase, with amino-acid sequence MSRFQDKVCIVTGGGSGIGLAAARLFLAEGAKVMISGRTKEKLDKACEELGSDRVHSIKADISVAADRKALVSETVKTFGKIDILHINSGIAKAAPIEQMTEQMYDEVFAINLKGPYFLIQAALPEMNDGGSIVLTGSISNQIGQHSLSAYGASKAGLRSVARMLSTELLPRKIRINMVSPGVTQTPILNMPGLSADQVQSMIQALASQNPMKRIGQPEEVAKAALFLASDDSSYMLGTELIVDGGFTQLQLT; translated from the coding sequence ATGTCTAGATTTCAAGATAAAGTTTGTATTGTTACAGGTGGAGGCAGTGGTATTGGATTAGCTGCAGCCCGTTTATTTTTAGCTGAAGGAGCAAAAGTCATGATTAGTGGACGCACAAAGGAAAAACTAGATAAGGCGTGTGAAGAGTTAGGAAGTGATAGAGTACACAGTATAAAAGCTGATATTTCGGTAGCTGCTGACCGTAAGGCTCTTGTAAGTGAAACAGTAAAAACCTTTGGAAAAATAGATATATTACACATTAATTCTGGTATTGCTAAGGCTGCTCCCATCGAACAAATGACCGAACAAATGTACGATGAAGTTTTTGCTATTAATCTTAAAGGACCTTATTTTTTGATTCAAGCAGCTCTACCAGAAATGAATGATGGAGGCTCAATTGTGCTTACAGGTTCTATTTCTAATCAAATTGGACAACATTCATTGAGTGCTTATGGGGCTAGTAAAGCTGGTTTGCGTTCAGTTGCTAGAATGCTTAGTACTGAGTTACTTCCACGCAAAATTCGTATTAATATGGTTAGTCCTGGTGTTACACAAACTCCTATTTTGAATATGCCTGGGCTTTCGGCAGACCAAGTACAGAGCATGATTCAAGCTCTAGCTTCTCAAAACCCAATGAAACGTATTGGTCAGCCTGAAGAAGTTGCTAAAGCTGCTTTGTTTTTAGCTTCTGATGATTCTTCTTATATGCTTGGTACAGAGCTTATTGTTGATGGAGGTTTTACACAATTGCAACTTACTTAG
- a CDS encoding STAS/SEC14 domain-containing protein, producing MEFYKSAYQTINFDKSKSLLSKSWSSKTEDLEADVFQEEISKIIECSETNQVKYILDDTRDFSFTITIELQSWVDNEVFPRFIAAGLKKYAIIVSKEFISQLSIEQTMEGEKGTQTFEVQYFDNTEEASQWIESSLPSSVTAS from the coding sequence ATGGAATTTTACAAAAGTGCCTATCAAACTATCAATTTTGACAAATCGAAATCTTTACTTTCAAAATCTTGGAGTTCAAAAACTGAAGACCTTGAAGCAGATGTTTTCCAAGAAGAAATAAGTAAAATAATAGAATGTTCAGAAACAAATCAAGTTAAATATATCTTAGATGATACTCGTGATTTTTCTTTTACTATTACAATTGAATTACAAAGTTGGGTAGATAATGAAGTTTTTCCTCGTTTTATAGCAGCAGGATTGAAAAAATATGCTATTATTGTATCGAAAGAATTTATTTCACAGCTTTCTATCGAACAAACAATGGAAGGAGAAAAAGGAACTCAAACCTTTGAAGTACAGTATTTTGATAATACAGAAGAAGCAAGTCAATGGATTGAAAGTTCATTACCCTCTAGTGTAACTGCATCTTAA